One genomic window of Sphingobacterium oryzagri includes the following:
- a CDS encoding CitMHS family transporter, with product MLSLVGFSMIAIFMVLIMKKKLTPLTALVIVPVVIATLAGFGPELGTMMKDGVKEIAFTGVMLIFAILYFSLMIDAGLFEPLVNLILKGVGNNPIKTTIGTAILTTLVSLDGDGSSTYLIVVAALLPLYKKQGLNPLVLTCIIMLAGGIMNILPWGGPTARVMSSLKLGHAEIFVPMIPIMAVGIAWVLVVAYILGYSEKKRIAKEGKFLDYGERDILGDGEAEMRRPKLIWVNFALTLVLLGIMIFDVIPLGIAFIIAFCIASVINYPKLKDQQKIISKHAGNALSVAGMIFGAGVFTGILNGTGIMQAMGNSVIQVVPSSWGGALNTITAIFSVPLTFFLTNDAYYFGILPVITATGEQLGVAADVLGRASLVGQASHLLSPLVPSTYLLVSLAGVEFSDHLKYTLKWAIGSSIIMLLSALMLGVI from the coding sequence ATGTTAAGTTTAGTAGGATTTTCGATGATAGCCATTTTCATGGTGCTTATAATGAAGAAAAAGTTGACACCGCTTACCGCATTGGTCATCGTTCCGGTTGTGATTGCGACACTTGCAGGTTTCGGTCCCGAGTTGGGAACCATGATGAAAGATGGTGTGAAGGAAATTGCCTTCACGGGCGTGATGCTTATTTTCGCTATTTTGTATTTCAGTTTGATGATTGATGCAGGCCTATTTGAACCTTTGGTTAATCTTATCCTGAAAGGTGTCGGTAATAATCCGATCAAAACGACCATAGGCACCGCAATATTAACAACGCTGGTTTCGCTGGATGGCGATGGCTCATCCACATACTTGATTGTGGTGGCCGCTTTGTTGCCGCTTTACAAAAAGCAGGGATTAAATCCGCTGGTTCTTACCTGCATTATCATGTTGGCTGGCGGTATTATGAACATTCTGCCCTGGGGTGGTCCTACCGCTCGGGTGATGAGTTCGCTAAAGCTTGGGCATGCTGAAATTTTCGTGCCGATGATCCCGATTATGGCCGTCGGGATCGCTTGGGTGCTCGTTGTGGCGTATATTTTAGGTTATTCAGAGAAAAAGCGTATTGCAAAAGAAGGAAAATTCTTGGATTATGGTGAGCGTGATATCCTTGGAGACGGCGAAGCAGAAATGCGCCGTCCAAAACTGATCTGGGTTAATTTTGCACTTACTTTGGTGCTGCTAGGAATTATGATTTTTGATGTCATCCCCTTGGGTATCGCTTTTATCATTGCTTTTTGCATTGCATCGGTTATCAACTATCCTAAGCTTAAAGATCAACAGAAAATCATTTCTAAACATGCGGGTAATGCCTTATCAGTTGCAGGAATGATATTTGGCGCAGGCGTTTTTACGGGCATTCTTAACGGAACGGGTATTATGCAAGCTATGGGAAATAGCGTTATTCAGGTTGTTCCATCAAGTTGGGGCGGAGCTCTCAACACGATTACCGCGATATTCAGCGTGCCGCTTACATTTTTCTTGACTAACGATGCTTATTATTTCGGTATCCTGCCCGTCATTACTGCTACGGGCGAGCAGTTAGGCGTTGCGGCAGATGTGTTAGGACGTGCTAGTTTGGTCGGACAGGCCTCACACTTGTTAAGTCCATTGGTGCCGTCTACTTATTTGTTGGTCTCCCTGGCGGGCGTAGAGTTTTCCGACCATCTAAAATATACGCTGAAATGGGCAATTGGTTCGTCGATCATTATGCTCTTATCGGCCTTAATGCTTGGTGTGATATAA
- a CDS encoding efflux RND transporter periplasmic adaptor subunit — MKRFQKLMLLLVFAPTLFYRCSPSQAAKEEEIVTYPVTTPIRIDTSFVKEYVSQIRSVRNIELRALEKGYLQNIYIDEGQYVKAGQLLFRIMPKFYEAELKKAQAEAKAEEIEVLNSRLLADKDIVSKNDLALAQAKLERANAEVALAKFHVSATEVRAPFDGVIDRLPLKLGSLVDEGDLLTSLSDNNQMFAYFNVSEPEYLDYQSTAQQNKEKQEVRLLLANNKELAYKGTVETVEGEFDSETGNIAFRARFPNTDRLLKNGETGKVRMVVPLHQALVIPQKATYEIQDKRYAYVVDAKGLVHARLLTISNELPDLYVISSGLSDGDQILLEGIQKVKEDDHIHIQKMNAKDVLTKLRLKAE; from the coding sequence ATGAAAAGATTCCAAAAGCTTATGTTATTGCTTGTTTTTGCGCCTACCTTATTTTACCGTTGTTCGCCTTCGCAAGCCGCAAAAGAAGAAGAGATTGTTACCTATCCTGTAACAACACCTATCCGTATAGATACTTCCTTTGTAAAAGAATATGTTTCCCAAATTCGATCCGTTCGCAACATTGAACTTCGTGCGCTCGAGAAAGGATATTTACAAAACATTTATATTGACGAAGGGCAATACGTTAAAGCCGGACAGTTGCTTTTTCGCATTATGCCTAAGTTTTATGAAGCCGAACTAAAAAAAGCACAGGCCGAAGCCAAAGCGGAAGAAATTGAAGTGCTCAATAGCCGACTGCTTGCTGACAAAGATATCGTGTCGAAGAATGATTTGGCTTTAGCTCAGGCAAAATTGGAACGGGCAAACGCCGAAGTTGCATTGGCCAAGTTTCACGTATCGGCAACAGAAGTACGTGCGCCATTTGATGGCGTAATTGATAGGTTACCGCTAAAATTAGGCAGCTTGGTGGATGAGGGTGATTTATTAACCAGCCTCTCAGATAATAATCAAATGTTTGCCTATTTCAACGTCTCGGAACCAGAATATCTGGATTATCAGTCTACCGCGCAGCAAAACAAAGAAAAACAGGAAGTCCGGTTGCTCTTGGCAAACAACAAAGAGCTGGCTTATAAAGGTACAGTAGAAACCGTGGAAGGTGAGTTTGATAGTGAAACCGGCAATATCGCATTTCGTGCGCGTTTTCCCAACACCGATCGCTTGTTAAAAAATGGTGAGACCGGCAAGGTACGCATGGTGGTGCCGCTTCACCAAGCTTTGGTAATTCCGCAAAAAGCCACGTATGAAATTCAGGATAAACGCTACGCCTACGTGGTTGATGCTAAAGGTCTCGTACATGCTCGTTTGTTAACGATTAGCAACGAACTGCCCGATCTCTACGTCATCAGCAGCGGCCTCTCGGATGGGGATCAGATCCTGCTGGAAGGTATTCAAAAAGTGAAGGAAGATGATCATATCCACATTCAAAAAATGAATGCAAAAGATGTGCTTACAAAGCTTCGGTTAAAAGCCGAATAA
- a CDS encoding sensor histidine kinase: MFLVINIVFILLIIRISLNGKILRTMMTYRWRLLLRYQHIFFFLCFTVITAITGNYFLAPPTLFLYIVFVLLPNMGVYYLVYAFLVPKYYLANKYPTFILYSFLVFIVSALFRILLEPTLFSISIVDNSFAHANFLYLVYSLQALVILIASFLGITKDKFLIEQDFQNLGEEKEQLYLDLMRSKLSPHFLLNTLNNIYVKSLDPQQATSDSILQLSKLLQYVIYDAAVEKISLAKEFASIKALQLLYQLKYHNKLNINLNIEAQDSLELLEIPPAILLTLFENSLKHSGIGLDPNSFIDAKYSLTDNRLFFQISNYLPARKSNTDTGYKGLGNQAILKMLDKYYAEQYTFDAQLKDAQTYVTTLTMEL, translated from the coding sequence ATGTTTTTAGTCATTAATATTGTTTTCATCCTGCTAATCATAAGGATATCGCTCAATGGTAAAATTCTACGTACCATGATGACTTACCGTTGGCGATTGTTGTTGCGGTACCAACACATTTTCTTTTTCTTATGCTTTACGGTTATCACTGCCATTACCGGTAACTATTTTTTAGCCCCGCCGACCTTATTTCTTTACATTGTCTTTGTTTTATTACCCAACATGGGGGTGTATTACCTAGTCTACGCTTTTTTAGTCCCGAAATATTACCTCGCGAACAAATACCCTACATTTATATTGTATAGTTTTCTCGTCTTCATCGTGTCGGCTTTGTTTCGTATTTTGCTAGAACCAACCTTATTTTCCATCTCAATCGTTGACAACAGCTTTGCACATGCAAACTTTCTTTACCTGGTCTACTCTTTACAAGCGTTGGTTATTCTGATTGCATCCTTTCTGGGCATAACCAAAGACAAATTTCTAATAGAGCAGGATTTTCAAAACCTTGGTGAGGAAAAAGAGCAGCTCTACCTCGATTTAATGCGGTCGAAACTAAGCCCTCACTTCTTGCTCAATACGCTGAATAACATCTATGTTAAAAGTCTCGATCCGCAGCAGGCTACTTCCGACTCGATTCTACAACTCAGCAAGTTGTTGCAGTATGTGATTTATGATGCTGCTGTGGAGAAAATTTCGCTGGCCAAAGAGTTTGCCAGCATCAAGGCTTTGCAGTTACTCTACCAGCTAAAATACCATAATAAGCTCAATATCAACTTAAACATCGAAGCGCAGGACAGTCTAGAGCTGCTGGAAATACCGCCTGCTATCTTGCTAACTTTATTTGAAAATTCGCTAAAACACTCGGGTATTGGTTTGGACCCCAACAGTTTTATCGATGCGAAATACAGCCTAACAGATAATCGACTTTTCTTTCAAATCAGTAATTATTTGCCCGCACGGAAATCGAATACCGACACCGGTTACAAAGGCCTCGGTAACCAGGCCATTTTAAAAATGCTGGATAAGTATTATGCCGAGCAATACACTTTTGACGCCCAACTAAAGGATGCGCAAACCTATGTCACCACGTTAACAATGGAATTATAA
- a CDS encoding TolC family protein, with protein sequence MLTRKTIQYIAMAVALLLMAACKVPAIVEHKSTTTLPERFTDSTDSLSAGRIPWRQFFTDPYLQTLVDTALKNNQELLITLQEIEIAKNDVRAKNSKIFPTVGVGAGADVNKVGRYTSQGAGDASTEIRPGQEMPDPLMNYGAQLYAHWEVDIWKKLHNAKSAAVSRYLSTVEGKNFVLSNLIGEIANAYYELIALDSQLDVVRQSIALQKNALAVVKLQKEASRVTELAVQKFQAEVLKSQSLEFDILQQIKEAENKISFLIGGYPREIKRDSSNLLAINSSVVHAGMPSQLLANRPDIKQAELELAASKMDVKVARAEFYPSFDLSAAIGLEAFKPSYLLKLPESLLYSVAGDLAGPLINRRAIQAEFATADAQQLQAMYNYERTILNAYLETSNNLSKIDNLEKGFALKNQEVDALNKSISISNDLFKSARADYLEVLMTQRDVLEAKLELIETKKQQLMTVTNVYRDLGGGWQ encoded by the coding sequence ATGTTAACTAGAAAAACAATACAATATATAGCAATGGCTGTGGCGCTGTTGCTCATGGCCGCCTGTAAAGTGCCTGCGATAGTCGAGCATAAATCCACGACGACGTTGCCAGAGCGATTTACCGATAGCACAGATAGTTTGTCTGCAGGCCGTATTCCTTGGCGTCAGTTTTTTACCGATCCCTATTTGCAGACACTGGTAGATACCGCGCTGAAAAATAACCAGGAGTTGCTGATTACTTTGCAGGAGATTGAAATTGCGAAAAATGACGTACGTGCAAAAAACAGTAAGATTTTTCCAACAGTAGGCGTTGGTGCAGGCGCTGATGTCAATAAAGTAGGTCGCTACACGAGCCAAGGTGCGGGCGATGCTTCGACGGAAATAAGACCCGGACAGGAGATGCCTGACCCGTTGATGAATTATGGCGCACAGCTGTATGCGCATTGGGAAGTGGATATTTGGAAGAAGTTGCACAATGCCAAGTCGGCCGCGGTCAGTCGTTACCTCTCTACCGTTGAAGGGAAAAATTTTGTGTTGTCAAATTTGATCGGCGAAATAGCGAATGCTTATTACGAGCTTATCGCGCTGGATAGTCAGCTAGATGTGGTGCGGCAGTCTATTGCGCTGCAAAAAAATGCATTAGCCGTCGTCAAGCTTCAGAAAGAGGCATCGCGCGTCACCGAACTTGCTGTGCAGAAGTTTCAGGCCGAGGTGTTGAAGTCGCAGAGCTTAGAGTTTGATATCTTGCAGCAGATTAAAGAAGCCGAAAACAAGATCAGTTTTCTGATCGGGGGTTATCCACGGGAAATCAAGCGCGATTCATCTAATTTGCTGGCGATCAACAGCAGCGTTGTACACGCCGGCATGCCGTCCCAATTGTTGGCCAACCGTCCGGATATCAAACAAGCGGAATTGGAGCTCGCTGCATCCAAAATGGATGTAAAGGTAGCGCGTGCCGAATTTTATCCGTCGTTTGATCTTTCTGCTGCCATCGGGCTGGAAGCTTTTAAACCCAGTTATTTATTAAAGTTGCCTGAGTCGCTGTTGTATTCGGTGGCGGGCGATTTGGCTGGTCCACTTATTAATCGTAGAGCGATTCAGGCTGAATTTGCAACGGCTGATGCCCAGCAACTGCAAGCGATGTACAACTACGAGCGCACCATCTTAAATGCTTATCTCGAAACGTCTAATAACCTGTCAAAAATTGATAATTTGGAGAAAGGCTTTGCGCTAAAAAATCAAGAGGTTGATGCGCTGAACAAGTCGATCTCCATTTCGAACGATTTGTTTAAATCGGCTCGCGCAGATTATTTAGAGGTGTTGATGACGCAACGCGATGTGCTGGAAGCCAAATTAGAGCTTATCGAAACCAAGAAACAGCAGTTGATGACAGTTACCAATGTGTATCGCGATCTGGGTGGCGGCTGGCAGTAG
- a CDS encoding efflux RND transporter permease subunit — translation MFSKFIRRPVLSIVISLIIVFLGVICLLKLPVTQFPSISPPKVNVTAEYPGANGELMVKAVLIPLERALNGVPGMKYMTSDAGNDGEASIQVVFNLGTDPNLAAVNVQNRVSSVINKLPPLVVREGVKITREESNMLMYINLFSTDPHTDQKFLFNFADINILSELKRVDGVGVANILGNREYAMRIWLKPDRMMAYKISADDVLKALDEQSLEASPGRAGESSGKRSQSFEYVLKYPGRYNTKEQYEDIVLRADANGELLRLKDVATVEFGSSMYDIYSTLDGKPSAAIVIKQSYGSNASEVIDNIKAKMTELKGSSFPKGMSYEISYDVSKFLDASMEKVVHTLIEAFVLVGIVVFLFLGDWRSTLIPAMAVPVSLVGTFAFMQLFGITLNLISLFALVMAIGVVVDDAIVVIEAVHAKMEEKHLSALRATEEAMHEISGAIIAITLVMAAVFLPVAFMSGPVGIFYRQFSITMATSILLSGVVALTLTPALCAMILKNQHGKARKKTLLNRGLEGFNKLFTSGATRYNGILKRIVNRRILTFGMFAFFCAAVFFLNNSLPTGFIPNEDQGMFYAVIQTPPGSTLERTNEVAEKLQKMAEGIDGVQSVSALAGYEVLTEGTAANSGTCLINLKSWEDRKHSVQEIIHELEERSSGITGATIEFFQPPAVPGYGAAGGFELRLLDKTGKGDYHEMERVSREFVSDLSKRPELSSVFTFYSASFPQYMLKVDNDIAQQKGVTIENAMNTLSTLVGSNYETSFIKFDRPYKVMVQALPEYRALPEDILKLYVKNDKGEMVPFSAFMRMEKVYGLSEITRHNMYNSAEISGAAAPGYSSGAAIKAITEVAQAKLPHGFGIDWAGISKDEVGRGNEALYIFIICLTFVYLILSAQYESFILPLPVVLSLPAGIFGAYALLKITGLENNIYAQVALIMLIGLLGKNAVLIIEFAIQKHRAGSSVLKAAIEAATVRFRPILMTSFAFIAGLIPLVFASGPGAVGNRTIGTAAAGGMLLGTIFGLVIVPGLYYVFGSIAERIKLVKKEEENPLTEEIDHHVN, via the coding sequence ATGTTTTCAAAATTTATAAGAAGACCGGTCCTATCGATCGTTATTTCTCTAATTATTGTTTTTTTAGGGGTTATTTGCTTACTCAAACTTCCTGTCACGCAATTTCCATCCATATCGCCGCCCAAGGTAAATGTAACCGCAGAATATCCGGGTGCAAATGGCGAATTGATGGTCAAAGCTGTTCTGATTCCGCTGGAGCGCGCGTTGAACGGCGTACCCGGAATGAAATATATGACTTCCGACGCGGGTAACGATGGCGAGGCTTCCATACAAGTGGTCTTTAATCTCGGGACCGATCCTAATTTGGCCGCGGTAAACGTCCAAAATCGGGTGTCTTCGGTCATTAATAAATTGCCGCCGCTCGTGGTGCGCGAGGGCGTTAAGATTACGCGAGAAGAGTCAAACATGCTGATGTATATTAACTTGTTTAGCACCGATCCGCATACCGATCAAAAATTCTTGTTCAATTTTGCAGATATCAATATTCTTTCCGAACTCAAGCGTGTAGATGGTGTGGGTGTAGCCAATATATTGGGGAATCGGGAGTACGCCATGCGTATCTGGTTAAAACCCGACCGAATGATGGCGTATAAAATTTCGGCAGATGATGTATTGAAGGCGTTAGATGAACAAAGTTTGGAAGCTTCGCCAGGCCGGGCGGGCGAGAGTTCAGGCAAGCGTTCGCAGTCGTTTGAGTACGTGTTAAAATATCCGGGTCGTTACAACACCAAAGAGCAATATGAGGATATTGTGCTACGTGCCGATGCCAATGGCGAGCTCCTTCGCTTAAAAGATGTGGCTACGGTAGAATTTGGTAGTTCAATGTATGATATTTATTCGACATTGGATGGAAAGCCGTCTGCAGCTATTGTGATCAAACAATCTTACGGAAGTAATGCCAGCGAAGTAATTGACAATATCAAAGCGAAAATGACCGAGCTTAAAGGTTCTTCGTTCCCGAAAGGTATGAGCTATGAAATCAGCTATGACGTGTCTAAATTTTTGGATGCTTCGATGGAGAAAGTCGTGCATACGCTAATTGAGGCATTTGTGCTGGTAGGCATTGTGGTCTTTCTGTTTTTGGGCGATTGGCGCTCCACGCTTATTCCCGCTATGGCCGTGCCGGTTTCGCTCGTGGGTACTTTTGCCTTTATGCAGCTTTTTGGCATTACGTTAAACTTGATTTCGCTCTTCGCATTAGTAATGGCTATTGGTGTGGTGGTAGATGATGCTATTGTGGTGATTGAGGCCGTGCACGCCAAGATGGAAGAGAAGCATTTATCAGCGTTGCGCGCGACGGAAGAAGCGATGCACGAGATCAGCGGCGCTATCATTGCTATTACGCTCGTTATGGCCGCGGTATTTTTGCCTGTTGCTTTTATGTCGGGTCCGGTTGGTATTTTCTATCGACAGTTTTCGATCACAATGGCGACCTCGATTTTACTTTCTGGTGTGGTTGCTTTGACCTTAACGCCAGCTTTATGTGCTATGATCTTGAAAAATCAGCACGGCAAAGCGCGAAAGAAAACCCTGTTAAATCGCGGACTGGAAGGGTTTAACAAGTTGTTTACGAGCGGAGCGACCCGCTACAATGGGATTTTGAAAAGAATCGTGAACAGGCGCATATTAACTTTTGGAATGTTTGCTTTTTTCTGTGCCGCCGTATTCTTTTTAAACAACAGCTTGCCGACTGGGTTTATTCCAAACGAAGACCAGGGGATGTTTTACGCCGTTATCCAAACGCCGCCCGGCTCTACGTTAGAGCGTACGAATGAAGTCGCCGAGAAGCTGCAAAAAATGGCTGAAGGAATAGACGGTGTGCAGTCCGTTTCTGCGCTTGCTGGCTATGAAGTGTTGACTGAAGGCACGGCAGCCAATTCGGGTACTTGTTTGATCAACCTGAAAAGCTGGGAAGATAGAAAGCATTCTGTACAAGAGATTATTCACGAACTGGAAGAGCGATCCAGTGGCATCACAGGCGCTACGATAGAGTTTTTTCAACCACCAGCGGTGCCCGGTTATGGTGCTGCGGGCGGGTTTGAACTGCGCTTGCTCGACAAAACCGGAAAAGGTGATTATCATGAGATGGAGCGCGTGAGCCGCGAGTTTGTTAGCGACTTGAGTAAACGTCCGGAACTATCATCCGTATTTACGTTCTACAGCGCGAGCTTTCCACAATATATGCTGAAGGTGGACAACGATATTGCGCAGCAGAAAGGGGTTACCATTGAAAATGCGATGAATACCTTATCTACGTTGGTCGGTAGTAATTATGAAACGAGCTTTATCAAGTTTGATCGGCCTTACAAAGTTATGGTGCAGGCATTGCCCGAGTATCGCGCGCTTCCTGAAGATATCCTGAAGCTTTACGTCAAAAACGACAAAGGCGAAATGGTGCCTTTTTCGGCTTTCATGCGTATGGAAAAAGTATATGGTTTATCCGAAATAACGCGTCACAATATGTACAATTCTGCCGAAATAAGCGGTGCAGCCGCGCCAGGCTACAGTAGCGGAGCTGCGATAAAAGCCATCACCGAGGTAGCGCAGGCAAAATTGCCGCATGGCTTTGGTATTGACTGGGCGGGCATTTCCAAAGATGAAGTAGGGCGCGGTAATGAAGCACTTTACATCTTTATAATTTGTTTGACCTTTGTATACCTCATATTATCTGCCCAATACGAAAGCTTTATTTTACCGCTGCCCGTCGTGCTCTCTTTACCTGCTGGTATATTCGGTGCCTATGCTTTGCTAAAAATTACGGGCCTGGAAAATAATATATACGCACAGGTGGCTTTGATCATGCTGATTGGATTGCTCGGTAAGAATGCGGTATTGATTATAGAGTTTGCTATACAAAAACACCGTGCAGGCAGCAGCGTATTGAAAGCCGCTATCGAAGCCGCTACCGTGCGTTTCCGGCCGATCTTGATGACTTCATTTGCGTTTATCGCGGGTTTAATTCCGTTGGTATTTGCAAGCGGTCCGGGTGCCGTCGGTAATCGTACCATTGGTACTGCTGCCGCTGGCGGGATGCTGTTGGGTACAATCTTCGGTTTGGTTATCGTTCCGGGCTTGTATTATGTGTTTGGTTCTATAGCCGAGCGGATCAAATTGGTGAAAAAAGAAGAAGAGAATCCATTAACCGAAGAAATCGATCATCATGTTAACTAG
- a CDS encoding DUF2490 domain-containing protein, with protein sequence MKTKIMLIVLSAICFGYTALAQTRDGYNMWYQYLMAGKLTNKSTLTALTQYRSYDFAYDTRLFLVSTYVDYEIVKGVKPAAGFMFLVLRSHPDEDTDRIRYEKRPFQQVTLNGDIGRVGISHRFRVEERFLSNPDELIMRFRYLISMNIPFYREGEKEKFYGIFKNEVRINALRDGAFDSNRITAGVGLRLSRRSAIEGGFVCQLEEGPASNYGTVVYRNNFDWRKKSK encoded by the coding sequence ATGAAAACTAAGATCATGTTGATCGTTTTATCAGCCATCTGTTTTGGTTATACTGCTTTGGCACAAACCAGAGATGGTTACAACATGTGGTATCAGTACCTCATGGCTGGGAAACTTACCAATAAAAGTACGCTAACAGCACTTACACAATACCGATCTTACGATTTTGCTTATGATACGCGGCTATTTCTTGTGTCTACCTATGTTGATTACGAGATCGTAAAAGGGGTAAAGCCCGCAGCGGGGTTTATGTTTTTGGTCTTACGGTCGCATCCGGATGAGGATACAGATCGGATCCGTTATGAGAAAAGACCTTTTCAACAAGTTACGTTGAATGGTGATATCGGGCGAGTAGGCATCTCACATCGCTTTCGTGTAGAAGAGCGGTTTTTGAGTAATCCAGACGAACTGATTATGCGCTTCCGCTATTTGATATCGATGAACATTCCCTTTTATCGAGAAGGAGAGAAAGAAAAATTTTATGGCATTTTCAAAAATGAAGTGCGCATCAATGCATTGCGGGATGGTGCTTTTGACAGCAATAGAATCACGGCCGGGGTAGGCTTACGGTTAAGCAGGCGATCGGCAATAGAGGGTGGTTTTGTCTGTCAGCTGGAAGAGGGGCCAGCTAGTAATTACGGAACAGTTGTTTATCGAAACAACTTCGACTGGCGTAAAAAAAGTAAGTAA
- a CDS encoding LytR/AlgR family response regulator transcription factor, with protein sequence MEKITIVGIDDEYPALELIKQYCNRISYVNLLDTFQKPEEALEYLQKHRVDLMITDINMPYLNGVELLQKLEYKPLCIFFTLETRYAVKAFELDVVHYLVKPVDFETFAKAVKKASDLLQFRQAIDKKKKEDFIMFKSNYVMHKVFLNDILWVEGLSEYIVLVTALKKYVILERMSNFVKNYESLDFIRIHKSFIVLRAHIQSFGTNSVQLTSGHSLPLGRTYKNALKGLSKKLID encoded by the coding sequence ATGGAAAAGATTACCATCGTCGGCATTGATGATGAATATCCGGCACTGGAACTCATCAAGCAATATTGTAACCGGATAAGTTACGTAAACTTACTGGATACGTTTCAAAAGCCCGAAGAGGCATTGGAATATCTACAAAAACATAGGGTAGATCTTATGATCACCGATATCAATATGCCGTACCTAAATGGCGTGGAGCTGCTGCAAAAATTGGAATATAAGCCTTTGTGTATATTTTTCACTTTGGAAACGCGGTATGCAGTAAAAGCTTTTGAACTTGACGTGGTGCACTACCTGGTCAAGCCAGTAGACTTTGAAACCTTTGCAAAAGCGGTTAAGAAAGCCAGCGATTTGCTTCAATTTCGTCAAGCAATCGATAAAAAAAAGAAGGAGGATTTTATCATGTTCAAATCTAACTACGTCATGCATAAAGTTTTTCTCAACGATATCTTGTGGGTAGAGGGCCTGAGTGAATACATTGTTTTGGTAACTGCGTTAAAAAAATACGTCATCTTGGAGCGCATGTCTAATTTTGTAAAAAATTACGAAAGTCTCGATTTTATTCGGATTCATAAGTCATTTATTGTGCTACGCGCGCACATCCAATCATTTGGCACAAATAGCGTGCAATTAACCAGTGGCCACAGCCTTCCACTAGGGCGCACTTATAAAAATGCCTTAAAGGGGCTGTCCAAAAAGCTAATCGATTAA